A window of Neorhizobium galegae bv. orientalis str. HAMBI 540 genomic DNA:
CGTCTGTCGACGGCAAGCTGGCCGCCGTGATCGCGGTTGCCGATCCGCTGAAACCCTCAAGCCGCGACGCGATCAGGGCGTTGCAGGCGATGGGCGTCGAAGTGGCCATGGTGACCGGCGACAACCGCCGCACCGCTGAAGCGATTGCCCGCCAAGTCGGTATTAAAAAGGTGGTCGCCGAGGTCCTGCCGGAGGGCAAGGTGAAGGCGATCCACGAGATGCGCGCCAACGGGAAAAGGCTCGCCTTCGTCGGCGACGGCATCAACGACGCGCCGGCGCTGGCCGAAGCCGATATCGGCATCGCCATCGGCACCGGCACGGACGTGGCGATCGAGAGCGCCGATGTGGTGTTGGTCGGCGGTGAGCTTTCGGGCGCCGTTTCGGCGATCGCCATGAGCCGCGCGACGATGACCAACATCAAGCAGAACCTGTTCTGGGCCTTCGGTTACAACGTCGCGCTGGTGCCGGTTGCGGCCGGGGTGCTTTACCCGGCCTTCGGCTGGCTGCTGTCGCCGATGATCGCCGCCGGCGCCATGGCGCTGTCGAGCGTCTTCGTGCTCGGCAATGCGCTGCGGCTGAAGGCGGTGAAAGTGGGAGAAACCAGATGAATATCGGCGAGGCTTCGAATGAGTCCGGCGTTTCGGCCAAGATGATCCGCTATTACGAGGAAATCGGCCTAATCCGCCCGATGGGCCGCACCGGCAACAACTACAGGGTCTATGGCGATGAGGAAGTGCATATCCTGCGCTTCATCAAGCGGGCGCGCAATCTCGGCTTTTCGCTCGAAGAGACCGAGACGCTGCTGAAACTCTGGCAGGACAAGAGCCGCGAAAGTGCTGCCGTCAAGGAGGTGGCGACCGCCCATATCGGCGACCTCGAACGACGCATCGCCGAGATGCAGGGCATGGTCAAAACGCTGAAACACCTCGCCAACTGCTGCGGCGGCGACAACCGCCCCAACTGCCCGATCCTCGATGATCTGGCGGGGGATGGTACGCCAGTGCCGGCGGCGAGGAAAAAGATGAGACAGACTGCCTGATGCCTTTACGCCAGCATGAGGCAAAACAGCGCCTCCTTCCGATCTCCCCCTCAAGGGGGAGATGCCCGGCAGGGCAGAAGGGGGGGACCGCTCCGCATATTCTTCGGCCACTGCATTTTCCGCACCGTCGCCACCCCCCTCTGTCATCTTCGATGACATCTCCCCCTCAAGGGGGGAGATCACTGGAAGAATGCCGCACCGGCTTTGCTCCTATTTGCGCTTGATCTGCTCACTGCATACTTGACCTTCCCTCCATGGGAAGCTGCACAACACATTTATCGAACAAGGAGATTCGGATGACTGCGATTTTCACCGTGCCGGACATGACCTGCGGCCATTGCGAAAAGACCGTGCGCGGCGCGCTGGCGGAAGCCCTGCCGGGTGCGGTCGTGGCGATCGATCTGACGGCCAAGACGGTGGTGATCGAAGGCGACGCTGCAAAGGCTGAAGAGGCGATCCGCGAGGCGGGGTATTCGCCGGAACGGGCAGCGGTCTGAGGTCTCCCACACTCGTCATGAAAAATTCAACATTCTGACGACCGGCCGTATGGCCAAGGGCACCGATGGCAGCGACCTGCTGATCTTCGTTTCCGACAACAATTTCTCAAAGGAACAGAAGACGCAGTTCATCGCCTTCAAGGTGCTGGCACGCCCCTGATGAAGCCGCCGCACCTCGAGACCTTGCTCCACCTTGTCGCAAGGTGGAGCATTGAGACGGGTCTCGAAGCTGCGGCTTAAAACTTCACGCCGATGCCGACATTGATGACATGCTGGTTGAAGTCGAAATCGGCGCCGCCAAGGCTGCCGTTGCCGAAGTCGTTGTAGCGGTATTCGAGGCGGCCGAAGATATTGTCGGTGAATGCGTAGTCGACGCCGGCGCCGACGGTCCAGCCGTTGAGCATGTCGTCGTCGTCAAAGCCGCCGCCGTTGATATGGGCGGTGGTGGCCGTCCAGCCGGCTGCCGCGAAGATCAGCGCCCGGTCCATGGCATAACCGACGCGGCCGCGAACCGAACCGGAGAAGCCGGTGTCGATGTCGATGCCGCCGGGATAGCTGTTCTCGTTCCAGTCGTAGTTGACGTCACCTTCGATACCGGCGACGAAACCGCTGGAGAACTGCCAGTTATAGCCGACGAAACCGCCAAGCCTCCAGCCGTCGAAATCGTCCGATCCGCCGCCGGCGGCATCGCCGCTGCCCCAGGCATACCCCGTGTGGGCACCGATATACGGGCCGTTCCAGGAGAACACGACGGGCGTTTCGACGGCTTGCGGCGCTTGCGGGATTTGCTCGACGGCGTCGGCTGCGTAAGCAACGGAAGAGGCGGTCATGGCGGCCGACGCTGCAAGAATGAAAAGAGCCTTCATGGATATTCCCTCCGATTGGTTGGCAAAAACGCAAATAGCGCGATTTACTTGGAAAGCTGTAGCTAAAATACAACATCGGAGAGAATCTGCAATTGCGCCTTAAGGTGCTGAAAATGCGAAGGTTTAATTTTTGGCTTTTCCCTTGACCTCAATCATGCTTGAGGTTGTAGCGTCCCCGGGACTGAAAAACGGATAAGAGGCAGGGCGTGTTGCAGGATATCAATGTGGGCTGGTCGAGGCTTCTCAGAGGCCGCGAAGGGGCGATGCTGGGGCTGATCTCGGCGGGGATCGGGCTGCATGCCTTCAACCAGTTCGCGATCGTCGCGGCGCTGCCGCCGGCGGCGAAGGAGATCGGCGGCACGGGTTATTTCAGCTGGGCCTATACGCTCTATTTCCTCGGCTCGATCGCCGGCGGCACGGGCGCTGCGGCGATGCGCGACCGGTTCGGCGCGCGTTTCATTCTGCTTCTTTCGGCGCTGGTCTTTGCGGCCGGCGGGCTGCTGGCGCTGTCGGCGCCGGCCTTTTCCTGGATCATGGCCGGGCGTTTGCTGCAGGGCATTGCCGACGGGTTGATCGTGGCGATCTGTTACAGCCTCATCCCCGCCAACTTTCCCTCCCCGCTGATTGCAAAGGTGTTTGCGGTGGAGGCGATCGTCTGGGCGGTGGCGGCAATTGCCGGGCCGTTGGCGGGCGGGCTTCTGACCGAGGCCTATTCCTGGCGGGCGTCGTTCCTGGCCGTCTCGCCCTTCGTGGTTCTGCTGGCCGTCTTTGCGCTGACCGCGAAGGTGAGGGTGACCGAGGCGGCGCCGGTGCCGCTGTCGGTTGCCACCATTTCGCTCTGTCTTGCGGCCTCCTTCGTCCTGTCGCTCTCTTCGGTGGTGACCGGAGGGGCGATGCAGGCGGTGGCGGTCGTGGCGGGCGCGGGGCTGTTCCTGCCGGCGCTGAAGCTCGACGGGCGGATCGGACCAAGATTGTTTCCGGAGGGCGCCTTCCGGCTGGGGTCGGTTCTCGGGCACGGGTTCTGGGTGCTGTTCCTGATGTCCGCGAGCCACTCTGTCGGCAGCGTTTACCTGGCGCTGATGATCGATGCCGTCTTCGGTTTCCGGCCGGCGGTGGTCGGTTATCTGGTGGTGACCATGGCGCTTTCCTGGAGTGCTGTCGCGGTGGTCGCGAGCAGGATTACGGCGCTTGCTCCACGGCATCGGTGGATGCGCGCAGGCGCGTTGTTTCAATTGGCCGGTTTCCTCTGCCTCGCCGCCGCGTTTGCGAGCGGCTCGCTGGTGCTACTGCTGGCGGGCCAGGTGGCAATC
This region includes:
- the cueR gene encoding Cu(I)-responsive transcriptional regulator, whose product is MNIGEASNESGVSAKMIRYYEEIGLIRPMGRTGNNYRVYGDEEVHILRFIKRARNLGFSLEETETLLKLWQDKSRESAAVKEVATAHIGDLERRIAEMQGMVKTLKHLANCCGGDNRPNCPILDDLAGDGTPVPAARKKMRQTA
- a CDS encoding heavy-metal-associated domain-containing protein; translation: MTAIFTVPDMTCGHCEKTVRGALAEALPGAVVAIDLTAKTVVIEGDAAKAEEAIREAGYSPERAAV
- a CDS encoding outer membrane protein is translated as MKALFILAASAAMTASSVAYAADAVEQIPQAPQAVETPVVFSWNGPYIGAHTGYAWGSGDAAGGGSDDFDGWRLGGFVGYNWQFSSGFVAGIEGDVNYDWNENSYPGGIDIDTGFSGSVRGRVGYAMDRALIFAAAGWTATTAHINGGGFDDDDMLNGWTVGAGVDYAFTDNIFGRLEYRYNDFGNGSLGGADFDFNQHVINVGIGVKF
- a CDS encoding MFS transporter, with protein sequence MLQDINVGWSRLLRGREGAMLGLISAGIGLHAFNQFAIVAALPPAAKEIGGTGYFSWAYTLYFLGSIAGGTGAAAMRDRFGARFILLLSALVFAAGGLLALSAPAFSWIMAGRLLQGIADGLIVAICYSLIPANFPSPLIAKVFAVEAIVWAVAAIAGPLAGGLLTEAYSWRASFLAVSPFVVLLAVFALTAKVRVTEAAPVPLSVATISLCLAASFVLSLSSVVTGGAMQAVAVVAGAGLFLPALKLDGRIGPRLFPEGAFRLGSVLGHGFWVLFLMSASHSVGSVYLALMIDAVFGFRPAVVGYLVVTMALSWSAVAVVASRITALAPRHRWMRAGALFQLAGFLCLAAAFASGSLVLLLAGQVAIGTGFGVAWASVNQAAMEAAARQERDLASALLPTISTAGYAIGAGIAGMIAGATGLVSALENGNAGGPAMWLYGTAAAGALLTFLLGFGVRLAKP